From the genome of Impatiens glandulifera unplaced genomic scaffold, dImpGla2.1, whole genome shotgun sequence:
taaagaaaattacaaattatCCTAGCACCATGGCCTTATTACAATAATATCTTGGCTCGGGTACATAGCATTACTAAATAAGCTGTAGGACCTCAATAAATTATGATAGCAGATCATTGACCAGTACTTTTGATCTTATTCATAAAACATACATATGTCTTTAtgacaattatttaattatgtaggTTCATCTCTCATAATTCCTCTTTTAATTCCTCATCCAAATCATCCTTCAACAAAGGCCTAAGAAATTTTCTGAACCATTCATAAGAAGCTTTCTTGTGTCTCTTGAGGTTGTCTTGAAAGTCGATGTAACTAATTCCAAAACGAACTGTGTAGCCAGAGCTCCATTCAAGGTCATCCAACAACGTCCATACAAAGTATCCGTGCACATTTGAACCTTCCCTGTTGTTCAATTCATATTATCAAacaaacttataattttatttaagtaatttgtgtttgaatatttgaattcacAACCTTGATGAAATTAGTTTTGCGCTCTAATGAAcatataataatgatatcaaCTTACTCTATAGCAACTCTAAGGAAGTCAAGGTGGGAAAAGTGGTACTTGATTCTCCATGGGTCATTAAGGGCATCACTAAGCGGAATTGAGggttcatttttttcaaatatccctgtgtgataatatcaatattgatttagttaattttaaaaagacatGCATAAATGAAGTGTGacataattaatattcaaatataccATTTTCAGTGATAAAAACTTTTGGGTTTCCATATTTATCCTTTACATGGATAAGGAAATCACGAATTCCCCTTGGATAGACATTAATCCAAGCTGAACCAGGAGCATGAAATGTCATAACATcaagattataattttaaatattaattattaattaatcaagaatataataaatttcataGATACATACCGGAATCCCAATTAGTTGCCCGTTGCGCTCAGCTAAAGAACATATAATTGAAAgagataattaagaataaatagtTAATCATAAGCTAgccaaacaaatttaataactaattaattaattatcatcttAACTTACCTGTAGTGTAGACATTAATATCTGTGAAGTATGTCTCTTCACTTAGATTAGTTGGAACTTTTctattgaatacatattttgCTGAATAATAATTTAGACCAATGAAATCAAATGAACCTATCAACGAAGCAGACTCTTCTTCGGTAAATTTCGGAAGTCTGACTCCTACATTGCGACGCATCACTTCAGGGTAGTCACCGTGTATCATAGGCTCAACAAACCTATTGGTATTAATTGCGATATTATATTAACAAGTTAgttatcaatttatatatatatgtaagtttgt
Proteins encoded in this window:
- the LOC124918305 gene encoding beta-glucosidase 12-like encodes the protein MTFHAPGSAWINVYPRGIRDFLIHVKDKYGNPKVFITENGIFEKNEPSIPLSDALNDPWRIKYHFSHLDFLRVAIEEGSNVHGYFVWTLLDDLEWSSGYTVRFGISYIDFQDNLKRHKKASYEWFRKFLRPLLKDDLDEELKEEL